From the genome of Pelosinus fermentans DSM 17108:
TCAATCAAAAATATGGGAATGTCATTGAAATAAAAGATTTTGTAAATAACATTTCAGACTGGTATAACGCATCTGATGTGATTGTTGGTGAAGGTCGTGTTGCAATTGAAGCCATTGCCTGTGGGAGACCAGTAGTGGCTATTCGTAATGGGAAACATTTTTTTGGTATCGTTGATGACGAGAATATTTCCATGGCAACGGAAGTAAATTTTGATGGGATTACTTATCAAGTTACTCCGGAGCAGGTTGCAAAGGAAATTGATAAAGCATTTCAAGCGACAAGGATACAGGCAGAAAAGATTAGTCGGTATATTCGTGAACGGCTAGGCATAGCGGAAATGGCGCAAAAATATCAGGATCTCTTTAAAAAGCGGATCAGAGGGAATGCATATGAGAAAAATTCTAGTGATTAATCGTTTGGGTATTGGTGATGTGGTCTTATCCACTCCTCTAGCCCAGGTAATTAAAGAAACAGTATCCACCCAAGTGGGATTTATGGTTGCGCAAAAGGCAGTTGATGTTGTTACCAATCATCCTTATATTGATGAGGTTTTTAGTTATCACCGTTCATCAAAAAAAATGATTCTACAGCAGATAAAAGATAAAAGTTATACAGAAGCTTTGATCTTAGATGAAAGGCTTACTTCTACGTTACTGGCTTGGCAGGCGGGATGCAAAGCTATAAACAAAGGTTTTGAAATATCAATAGGAGCCAAACGATTATTTAGTGGCAAACAGCTTAATGAACGGGCAGATCTGCATTATACAAGCTATATTAGATATTTAGATAAACATGCAGATGTTCCGGAATATTTGCCCACAATGGGCTGTATTGATACAGCAGGTGAAGAAAAAATTAATACCTGGATATATAAAAACAATGTTGCAGCAAAAAAACTTGTACTTGTTACAGCCCGGGGATTATCTGATAATAAGAATTGGCCACCAGAACATTTTACTGCACTGAATGACTATTTAAATAAACAAGGAATAGTGCCTGTTTATCTAGGGGCAAAGCAGGACGCCGATTATATAGAAAGCATTTCAGGAACAAAAATAAATGCAGCAGGGGATTTTTCATTGCGGGAAGTAGTAGTTTTAGCTAAATATGCTTCATTGTGTATAACTTTATGTACTGGTACTATGCATATTATTACTGCAGCGAATATACCGATTATCGCTTTGTATGGTCCGACATCGCCACTCAGATGGGCACCAAAACATGCTGATGTACTTCAAGCTGATTTACCTTGTGTTCCATGTGAACGTTTAGATTGCACAAATACGGTATATAAACAGTGCATGCAAATAATCACGCCACAACAGGTAATTGCTAAAATAGAGGCTGAAGGCTGGTTGAAATAATGGATAAAGAAAAACGTAAGATATTATTGGTAGTACCTCGCCTGAATATTGGTGGTGCAGAATCCTATGTGTATACTGTAGCATTGGGTTTAATGCAGCATGGTCATCATGTGGTGGTAGCCTCATGGGGGGGCAGCTGGCAAAGATGCTGACGTGTGAAGGGATCCAACATTATCTTGTCCCTATCCGTTTCAATGCATACTTGGCATCTTTCATGCTAGAGCGAATTATTAAGAAAAATAAGATTGAATTGGTACATGCTAATTCAGCTGCAGCTGGGCTAGCTTCATTATATGCTTGTCAGCGACTGGGCATACCTCTAGTGTATACTGCTCATGGGATATTTGGGAATAACGATATGGAAATGAAGCTTTCCCAAGCTGATAAGATTATCTGTGTCAGCGAATTCTTACGCAAGGTTTCTATTGAACGAGGAATTGACTCAGAAAAATTGATTACTATTTATAATGGAGTTAATACCACGAAATTTAAGGCTGATTTAGAAAAGCGATCTCAAGTTCGCAAGGAACTAGGAATTGAGAATGGAGAATTTATAGTAGGGATTGTTTCTCGGATAAAAAACATTCATGATAAAGGACATTCTGACCTACTGGACATGATGAATACGTACTCGCAAACAGCAAATTGGCGTTTATTAGTAGTTGGAAAAGGCAATGGACTTTCAACATTGAAAACTAAAATAAAGCAAATGGGGTTAAGTAAGCGGGTATTATTTGCTGGATATCAATTTGATGTACCCAAAATGATGCAAGCCGTAGATGTAGTAGTACTGCCATCCAAATTTGAAACATTTGGTTTAGTGCTTGCAGAAGCGATGGCTATGAAAAAGCCAGTTGTTGCCTATGCGGTAGGTGGAACACCTGAGGCGATAGAGGATGGGCAGACAGGATTTTTAGTACCAAAGGACAACCTTTCAACACTATTTGAAAAAATTAATAGGATATATTCGGAACCGAAGCTAGCAGAAATTATGGGTGATCAGGGTAGAGTAAAAGTACAACAGTTTTTTAATAATGAAGATATGTTAATTGAATTACTTGAGGTATATGACAGTGTCTTAATAAAATGATTTAATAAATACCATCTTTGAGGAGTGGGATTATGCCCCAAAAAACAGTATTGAATATCGTGTCTGGAGCACCGTCGGGTGCACTTAACATCGCAATAATAGTAAGTGACTACTTTAGTGGGTTTTATAATTCAAGAGTAATATTTAGAAAATATAATAAAACGAGTATCAAAAACGCCAATGTGGTGAAAGATGTTTTCATTTTTGATTATATTTTTAATTTATGCAAAAAAATTGATGAGATTAAACCAGAGCTGATTCTTGTACATGGTTATAGTACTCATTTGTGGACCAAAATAGCAGCGGCAATTAAAAAGGTCCCTTTGATACATATTGAACACAATACGGAAAAATATACATGGTTCCGACGTTGGCTGCTTCAAAAACTGGACAAATATACGCAAGTATATATCTGTGTATCAAAAGGGGTGGCGAATCATTTGATTGCACAAGGCGCAGATCCGCAAAAAGTTCGTGTAATCTATAATGGAATCGATATTGAAAAATTTCAGGTTGAAAAACAACTGCAAACCCAATTTACGATTGGCATGACCGCCCGGTTTTCTAAGCAAAAGG
Proteins encoded in this window:
- a CDS encoding glycosyltransferase family 9 protein, with translation MRKILVINRLGIGDVVLSTPLAQVIKETVSTQVGFMVAQKAVDVVTNHPYIDEVFSYHRSSKKMILQQIKDKSYTEALILDERLTSTLLAWQAGCKAINKGFEISIGAKRLFSGKQLNERADLHYTSYIRYLDKHADVPEYLPTMGCIDTAGEEKINTWIYKNNVAAKKLVLVTARGLSDNKNWPPEHFTALNDYLNKQGIVPVYLGAKQDADYIESISGTKINAAGDFSLREVVVLAKYASLCITLCTGTMHIITAANIPIIALYGPTSPLRWAPKHADVLQADLPCVPCERLDCTNTVYKQCMQIITPQQVIAKIEAEGWLK
- a CDS encoding glycosyltransferase family 4 protein: MDKEKRKILLVVPRLNIGGAESYVYTVALGLMQHGHHVVVASWGGSWQRC
- a CDS encoding glycosyltransferase family 4 protein codes for the protein MGGQLAKMLTCEGIQHYLVPIRFNAYLASFMLERIIKKNKIELVHANSAAAGLASLYACQRLGIPLVYTAHGIFGNNDMEMKLSQADKIICVSEFLRKVSIERGIDSEKLITIYNGVNTTKFKADLEKRSQVRKELGIENGEFIVGIVSRIKNIHDKGHSDLLDMMNTYSQTANWRLLVVGKGNGLSTLKTKIKQMGLSKRVLFAGYQFDVPKMMQAVDVVVLPSKFETFGLVLAEAMAMKKPVVAYAVGGTPEAIEDGQTGFLVPKDNLSTLFEKINRIYSEPKLAEIMGDQGRVKVQQFFNNEDMLIELLEVYDSVLIK
- a CDS encoding glycosyltransferase encodes the protein MPQKTVLNIVSGAPSGALNIAIIVSDYFSGFYNSRVIFRKYNKTSIKNANVVKDVFIFDYIFNLCKKIDEIKPELILVHGYSTHLWTKIAAAIKKVPLIHIEHNTEKYTWFRRWLLQKLDKYTQVYICVSKGVANHLIAQGADPQKVRVIYNGIDIEKFQVEKQLQTQFTIGMTARFSKQKDQLTLIKAVEFLIFKKKLPIKLVLQGDGKQKAKCEEYVHRKKIEKYVHFETGKLVELLPRLNLFVLSTFYEGLPLVVFEAMAAKVQVIASRVPGVDEIIEHGHDGYLVSPNKYMDLSETIEECYHQQQEDEQSYNNMINNAYQKVNRLFSVEIMCEQYYSVSKEFIR